One window from the genome of Kineococcus mangrovi encodes:
- a CDS encoding GAP family protein — MAAWVALVLGLALIDSINPSAIAVTLYLLLSRTDPGSRVLAYVAGIFSTYLLTGCLLLLGLQAVTVQLRDAWYSDAAYVVEGLLGAALLVYSFFAPAQRPRSPVPTARGHAGLFLLGAGISVVEFSTALPYLGVIGLITRAGLDVQQWLPLMFIYNVVMVLPPVALLLAYRLAGARVRQRMQRWDARLRAGARGTWLWIVGIVGFLLLADAITHFVLPGRAGSSG, encoded by the coding sequence ATGGCCGCCTGGGTGGCCTTGGTGCTCGGCTTGGCGCTCATCGACAGCATCAACCCCTCAGCCATCGCGGTGACGTTGTACCTGCTGCTTTCACGCACCGATCCAGGCTCACGGGTCCTGGCCTACGTCGCGGGCATCTTCAGCACCTACCTGCTCACCGGCTGTCTGCTGCTGCTGGGGCTGCAAGCGGTCACCGTCCAGTTGCGTGACGCTTGGTACAGCGACGCGGCCTACGTCGTGGAAGGCCTGCTCGGTGCAGCGTTGCTCGTCTACAGCTTTTTCGCCCCCGCCCAGCGCCCACGCTCACCGGTACCCACGGCGCGTGGTCACGCGGGGCTGTTCCTGCTCGGGGCGGGCATCTCGGTCGTGGAGTTCTCCACTGCACTGCCTTACCTGGGCGTCATCGGCCTGATCACCCGGGCCGGGTTGGACGTCCAGCAGTGGCTTCCCCTGATGTTCATCTACAACGTGGTCATGGTCTTGCCGCCGGTGGCGCTGTTGCTGGCCTACCGCCTGGCCGGGGCGCGGGTGCGGCAGCGGATGCAGCGGTGGGACGCGCGGTTGCGCGCCGGTGCCCGCGGCACGTGGTTGTGGATCGTGGGCATCGTGGGGTTTCTCTTGCTGGCCGACGCGATCACCCACTTCGTCCTTCCCGGACGGGCGGGCTCAAGTGGCTGA
- a CDS encoding WapI family immunity protein — protein sequence MQLTSTDGAAFELRVSGYEYPDLTTAGEPDANWLVVHGRVRTAAGESWAFDEPDLTTWDARELLDWLHAAAEGRLEPTDTPASDLMTHTLIFTEPNLAFSIAAVEGEHTVLRVHLSLEAEASRPGWTGGLSPRIYEYSIPLRVDRAQLLMAAEQWSSDIALFPAR from the coding sequence GTGCAGCTCACCTCCACCGACGGCGCCGCCTTCGAGCTCCGCGTCAGCGGCTACGAGTACCCGGACCTCACCACTGCCGGCGAACCGGACGCCAACTGGCTCGTCGTGCACGGCAGGGTGCGCACCGCCGCCGGGGAGTCATGGGCGTTCGACGAGCCGGACCTGACTACGTGGGACGCGCGAGAGCTGCTCGACTGGCTGCACGCCGCGGCCGAAGGACGCCTCGAGCCGACGGACACCCCCGCCTCTGACCTCATGACGCACACGCTGATCTTCACCGAGCCCAACCTGGCCTTCAGCATCGCCGCGGTCGAAGGTGAGCACACGGTGCTGCGCGTGCACCTGTCCCTGGAAGCTGAGGCCAGCAGACCCGGATGGACAGGAGGACTCAGTCCCCGCATCTACGAGTACAGCATCCCGTTGCGGGTCGACCGGGCTCAGCTGCTCATGGCAGCTGAGCAGTGGAGTAGCGACATCGCGCTGTTCCCAGCTCGTTGA